One genomic segment of Arachis duranensis cultivar V14167 chromosome 4, aradu.V14167.gnm2.J7QH, whole genome shotgun sequence includes these proteins:
- the LOC107486645 gene encoding isoflavone 7-O-methyltransferase yields the protein MASNNNGRTASESFKAQALVYRHMYGILDSMCLKWIVEFRIPNIIHNHGKPITLLELVSVLKIPSAKVDSTDLFMHYMARNGFFDIVTIHGDDDSNQEEEKEAFALTAASELLIKGTENPSISPVVEMFLDDPTLSSSMHHLNKWFYDENRPLYEITLGKPLWEFLDKNPANLSLFNDAMASDSQMIKLALKDHNMIFEGLETIVDVGGGNGTTAQIISEKFPALKCIVFDLPMVVESLKGCNNLSFVAGDMFESIPKADAILLKLVLHCCSDDNCVKILKNCKDAVNALSKNKNKGKIIILEAVINEEQDEPEITRLKFLMNISMHIIHHHEKERTKKEWESILHEAGLYNYKISPFTGHLSLIEICP from the exons ATGGCTTCAAACAACAATGGCCGCACGGCAAGTGAGAGCTTCAAAGCTCAAGCTCTTGTTTACAGGCACATGTATGGCATCCTAGACTCCATGTGTCTCAAGTGGATCGTTGAATTTCGCATACCAAACATAATCCACAACCATGGCAAACCCATTACTCTTTTAGAATTGGTTTCAGTTCTGAAAATTCCATCGGCTAAAGTTGATAGCACGGATCTTTTCATGCACTACATGGCACGTAATGGATTCTTTGATATA GTGACAATTCATGGTGACGATGATAGcaaccaagaagaagaaaaggaagcatTTGCTCTCACAGCAGCATCAGAGCTGTTGATCAAAGGCACTGAAAACCCTTCTATATCTCCGGTGGTAGAGATGTTTCTCGACGATCCAACTCTTTCAAGTTCCATGCATCATTTAAACAAGTGGTTTTATGACGAAAATCGCCCTCTATATGAAATCACATTGGGAAAACCTTTGTGGGAGTTTCTTGATAAGAACCCTGCAAACTTGAGCTTGTTCAATGATGCTATGGCCAGTGATTCTCAGATGATAAAGTTGGCACTAAAGGATCACAACATGATCTTTGAGGGATTGGAAACAATTGTAGATGTTGGTGGTGGAAATGGAACCACAGCTCAAATTATCAGTGAGAAATTTCCAGCACTCAAATGTATAGTATTTGATCTTCCAATGGTTGTGGAAAGTTTGAAGGGATGCAACAATTTGAGTTTTGTTGCTGGAGACATGTTTGAATCCATTCCTAAGGCTGATGCAATTCTACTTAAG CTAGTCTTACATTGTTGTAGTGACGACAATTGcgtaaaaatattgaaaaactgCAAAGATGCTGTTAATGCTTTaagtaagaataaaaataaaggtaaaataattattttagagGCCGTGataaatgaagaacaagatgagcCTGAAATTACTCGACTCAAATTTCTCATGAATATAAGCATGCATATTATTCACCATCATGAAAAAGAGAGAACCAAAAAAGAATGGGAAAGTATCCTTCATGAAGCTGGCCTCTATAATTACAAAATATCTCCATTTACAGGACATTTATCACTTATAGAGATCTGTCCTTAA